The following DNA comes from Cryptococcus deuterogattii R265 chromosome 2, complete sequence.
TTTCCTTTACCGCCGCCCCAGCATTCGCCAATGTTTGGACATTTGGCTTCCTCACACACAGTGTGCAATCCTAATCCACGAAGCTCCTTTTTTATACCGCTGTAGGACGCGCCAGAGGGGATCGGGTGCTTGAGGAAAGATGGCAAGCGAGGTCTAATTACAGTATTGAGTCAAAAAGATGGCAAAAACCCACTGGAGAGCATGACAAGCAAAACTTACTGTTTCGTGTTACCCAGAACCACACGCTCATTCTCTGGGGGAACATCGCCTGACAAAAAGTCGTCAAAAGTCAAACCATCGTCGAGCTTTTCAAAACGTCGTTTGGACTTTGCAGGCTGAGCGGCAGGAGGGCTGGGGTTGACAGTAGCAAACGCCCTGGTTGCAGTGGCGGGCGCGGTGGCGAGGGATCGGATGCGAGCTGCTGAGGGGAGCTTTACCATGGCGGGGGGAATGATTGgaatgagaaaagagaggcaATGAGAAAGGATAGATAAGCTGGGGGAGAAACTTGGAAATCATGGTGCAACACGGGTCGGATCCCTAATCAGCCGTTGGAAATCTCGGACCAAGTCACGTGATCACCCGCTAATCACCGGTGTTTGGGCCGAAAAATCCAAAGTTCATATCGATCGTGCCGATAATCTCTACATCCCTCATCGACGACGCCCATGACCGAACGAACAATTCATGGTGAagtcttcttgccatttttcttccctGTCCCCCACTCGACTGAACTCCCCATACCCGAATTGATCTGAGACTAATGCTGACTCTTCCCCCGTCATTCTCGACATTAATGCAAGGTGGAGTCGAGTATGATAGTCTGCGACTTGTTGATGCCCTATTCCTAACTAATGGAGATGCGCCGATGCACTATCGCTGCCCGCTGATCCCGGCACTAAATCGGTAGCAGATAGAATGCATATACTTATCCATGATACACTTAACCAGATACTTCTCACATAACATAATGCATAACCGGCATCATCGCAGAGACGATGGCCACTACTGTCACTATTGTACTAGATCACTTTATTGTACTAGACTGCTTCTTCCGTTTCTATGTAATTCCACGTATTCGCACAAATGCAGTATTATTGTATACTCACTACAACGACATTCTCCTACAGCTGATCAACATCCATCACCGAGTCTGCTTGCTTTGTACTGCCCTCCGCCAACCACGCATCGATCTTGGCCTTTAACTCCGTGTCGGGAATGCAATCCTCGTACTTTAGCCTAGATTGAAGATATCAACTCCAGAGTCTATATGCAATTAAGACGGTGCATAGTACTCACGGTACGTTATTGAAGGGGTCAACTTCCTTTGAAAGCAAGACAGTTCGAATGGTACCTCTATCAATGGTTACTCGAGATACTGGTAAGATGACAGGGTCTTTCATTACTACGTATGGAGAGCGTCAGCAGGAACATGAAACATTGCCGACCACTTTTTGACTTACAGGTCGATAACAATGGATCCAAAAACTCGTCCGGAATctccctctcatcttccattgaTATTGTCGCTTTCATGTCTTCAATCTTTTGTGTAAAGCTGACAACTTCGGCTacctctccttctgtcATAATGGCTCTGTGCTTTAAAGTCCTTGCAAACTTCATAAACAAATCTTTTGAATAACTTCTACCATCATTGGCGACCGCACGGATGAATTCAGACTCGACAGAAAGGTTGAGATAGATTTGGGCGATAGCTGCCAAAAGGTCCTTGGGCTTGAAGTAGTATTTGTCGGGATTGGATACTTTAAGATCCGACATCTTTGGGCCAACAAGAGCTGTAAGATTCTCATCCAAGGACTACATGATGAATTGTTAGCCATCACATCCTCGCACATCAGACCAAACCAACTTACTGCTGCCAAACGGTCTACAATCTCAGGAGCAACAAATGGCTCTCGTGTGGTTGCCGTAAAGTCTCGAATCAATTTGACATTTGATAAACCCATCTGCGTATGCCAGGGAACACTACCCTCCGCCTGCCTCAACTGACCCTCAAGGTCCTCTCGCTCTGATTGGGGCAATGCTTCCCAAGAAGCAGTGTTGGCTTTTTGAGACTCTATTTGTCCAATCTGGGCCAAGCCGGTCAAGGACTCTTCGAGATGGAAAGTAGTATCGCTCATGAGCATGTTAACAAAGCGAATGAACTGATCAAAGTCATCACTgaaaaaagataaaaagtTAGACACCCCAACACTACGGGATACAGCAAGGCTTGGGACATACTGCCTAGACTTGACGAATGCTTCCCGGTGCAGAGGGTTTGTCCACATAGCCTTGAAGATGTGGCCAATGTCACGTCTGTGGGACATGTCAGTTCAAAATCCATTCATATTGGGCTAAAAGGCTTTGCTAACCTAAAGTTGAACTTGTCTGCATAAACCAGTCAGTTTAAATTATTTAGACTTGAGCCATATTCACTCACCCCAGAATTGCGTATGACCTCCAGTAATCTCCACATCAATGAAGAAACGGATCAAAGTAGGCATCAAGTGGACTGTGGCTATGCTGAGTATACTAAGTCTGTCAAAGAGAGGACCGTGTCGCCAGTAGCCCATGGGGTACAGGCCATACGAGATGATCTAGGGTGCTGTTTAGCCAAGTTTTACAAGACACAGTAAATTATAAACGCACTGTAACAAGTTTAGCCTTGAGGAAAGGGTTATTAACGTAGTTGGGGGACAAGAAAGTGATGGCAAAGGTGATAAAGATGTCCTTGTCCACATCATCGAGCGCATCGGGATCGTACCTGGGGCGTTCGTTCAGTTTATTATCAAGTTTTGTTAAAATGCCACTCACTTGGCGAGGAACTCAAAGTACTCTGCAATGTTTTCGATGAAAAATTCTGGCAACATCCTAAAGGCCATTGGAGCTTCCTTTGGCAACGGTAAAGTAAGAGGTGACGATGGGTACTGGTGGTTTGGGTCGACAAGGCGGATAAGCCATGTCATAACAAAgctgaggaaagagacaaCCATTCTGATCATATCTCGATCCAAGAGCTGTGTGTCATAGGCGTGAATAGAAGCATGAAGAACGGACATGTCACTCTTCAATTTTTTGATTGTTGCCTCGCCTTGTGCCTGTAATACCGGATTCTGGAAAAGTTGTCAACCACATGTAAAACCCCCACAACAACAATATGTTCCTTACATTTGCCCAATCGCCTGTGGATGCCTCAACCCTCTTCagttccttttccatctcacTCAGGTTCTTTTCAGCTCGAATCCTGGTAGAGATAGTCTTGACTACACCTAGATGTAGATAGctgttgagaaggaaaaacaAGTCGGAGATGAAGTTTGGTTTCGTGTCCACTAGAAAGCAATTTAAGCCTACAACTTTTGCATTGAAATAGTGTGATAACCTACCATCCATGGCGCTTCCAAAATATGCGtccgcctcttccttggcgCCTCTAATCTTTGTCTCTTCTGAGATATCGATCCGTTTTGAGGATTTATAATATGCTGGATCAACTTTGTCAATCTTGGAGAATCTGGCGTCCATTACCGGCTCAAACAGTTTCAGCAGCACGGCCTGAAGGTTGATCATGTAGCCGTCTGACGAGACGGTTCGAGGGTCGACTCGCATTCCCGCACGCTTCTCGTTGAGACGCAAAGCAAGGGTGAAAAAGTCAAGAACACCCTCTCTGGCGTCTGGTGATGCACGAACGATGGCATTATAGACATTGAACAGGGACGACTGTCATCAAGGTCAGCAAAACTTCTAGGCGACTTTTGTTACGTACATGTAAGCTTCCGAGGGTAAATCGAAGGTTGCTTTTGTTCGCGTcaatgtcttccttctttctttcggTGGGGTTAGAAAAATAAGTCTTCCAAATTTCAGGCTATGTACATGATTGTTTTAGAGAGAGAGTTTCATGATCAGAATCGACGCTAGTTGACTCACGAATTCTCTAGGGAAAACATTCAGACGGGTAAGAGGACCTAAAAGGGATTGCCATTCAAGCTTTGGCGCCGTCACATTCGGCGCCACCCAGATAGGCAAAGTTGGGAGCTGATCACCGGTCAGCCTTAATGATCAGCTTTAAACGCATGCAACTTACAAGTGCGGCTATAGGTTTGACCTGTACCAACAAGTTCATAGCACCCAAgtatctcctccactccgCGCCCATGATATCGGGAGTAGGAGTGATTTTGAACCACTCTTGGAAGAATAGACTGAGCGTCGGCGTGATAACATCTTTTAAAGTATCATTATCAAAACCGGCAGCGAGGTCCTGGAGGAAAGGTAATAGGTCGTTGGGTTGAAGTGGACCAGGTAGCGGCGCCGGAGCCGAAGGGGTAGACATGAGAAGGTCACCGGATGAAGGTTGATAAactgaaagaagaagcggaaggaATTCTGCTGGTCCAAGTGGTTTCCTAAGAATCTAGTGTTACTTTTCAGCGTCTCGAGGGATCCAAACAAACTCACTCTGCCGGTTGCGGGAACATGGTCGGGTCCTCGATGGTCATACCACAATAAGAGACAACTAGCCCCTTGATCTTATCCACTGATATGCTCCATTGactcttttcatcctcggAAAACGCATACCGGTTGGCGTCTCTACTAGCTTGGTacaacctcttccaacacCCAGCAAGGTATTCGAAGACGGTCTCATTCTGAGGTAGCCCAGCAAGAATTGTAAGAACATCGGGGTCATCCGATTGAGCCATAAGCGTGGGATCCATGGAGAGACGGGCAATGAGAAGTCTATCAGCTAGTTCAATGTCGGCTTtgagaggggaaggataGTCTATTACATTAGCGCTTGATCAAGGCAGGCACAACTTACTCTCTTCATTGAGCTCCTGTTCTAAGTCTTTGAGCCAACAAAGGGACCAATCAGTTTCCTGAGCCTTTTGCTTCTATGTAAACAGTTAGTTTGGAGCTGATACAGTGCGCAAATGGACCAACGTTTAGAGTAACGGCAAATATTTGGCCAACCTTCTCGGTCTCCCATGCTTTGTATTCCGCCTTGACAAGCGGTTGAATTGGCTTGGTGTGTACGATTCTCGGGCCCACCGGTTCATCCCTGGGAGTACTAGCGGATGATGGTCTCTTGAGAGAAAGACTGGGCCCAACGGAAGGCTTGGGCTGGACGGTTTGAGGGTCAGGTTTAAtagaagcagaagagggcTTTTGGGACACTGTAgcgggagaggaaggtCTGGAACTTGCAGTGGGGGGAAGGTTTGAAAGGAGTCTTGAAGAGGCGGAGGGCGGGTGATGGGGCTCGGGAGTACTGCTAGGGGAGGGCTGTTGCTGTGACTGGGTCTGAGAGGGGAcgggggtggaggtgccAAGGCGTGCGAGCCGCTTGAGACGGATCTGTGGGCGAGTGAGAGGGTGTCCTGATCTCAGTGTGTGCTTACCTTGTCAGCATCTGAAAGGTTTGGGTTGTCTGCCATGGTcgggggagggggagacAGGAGGGAGAAGTGTAGAGTAAGCAGTTGAAGCACTTTATTAATGACGCTTCATAGCAACTTAAGCGGCGGCCACAACGCGACATCCTCGCTTTTCCCACGCTCGTACAATCCACCAAAGTTATTATCGCACAATCCACCACTACtgacaacagcaacaacgaATACAACCACAGATCCCCGCCTGCATACCATGGCACAAGTCGTACCCTCCCTCGACCACCCATCTTCCTACCGCGATAGCAGGTCAGAGGTATgtatctccttcttcatacGCAGGGAACAGTGCTAATTTCACATCCAGATTGATCGAGAAACTGAGCGCCGACTTTTGGCCCAGTCGAGCACACTCTACATTGGTAACCTCAGTTTCTACACCACAGAGACCCAAATGTATCAACGTGAGTTTCCAAGGGCCGTTTGGATATGTCCCTTGCTAATGATATGGACTAGTATTCTCGACCTGTGCCAAACCTGAAATCGGCGGAGGTATCAAGAGGTGGGGATTCCCTTTTCCAAACCACATCGCAGTAAGCTCATGCGTTGATTTAGAATTATAATGGGTCTCGACCGGAATACCAAGACACCATGTGGTTTCGCTTTCGTCGAGTACTTTCTTCATGAAGAAGCAGTCGACTGTATGCGATACATCTCTGGCACCAAGCTCGATGAGCGAGTAATCAGATGTGATTTGGATCCGGGATACAAAGAAGGTAGACAATTTGGTCGAGGGCGAAGTGGTGGACAGGTTCGAGACGAGTTTAGACAAGAGTACGACAGCGGACGAGGTGAGTTTAATTGCTGTTCTAGATACTTTAAAGGGACACTAATGTACAATCATAGGCGGCTGGGGCCATCAACgtttggaggaagagagaaggaggcaaGAACAAGACAGACTACGTTCGCAAATGCAGTTCGACACCTATGCTGCTGTTGGTGGCCTTGGTCTTGCAGGCGCCGACGTTCCTCGAGGTGAAGACTTCTTTGCAGACCGACAAAAGCGTGGCAGAagtgaagacgaggaggagattgaaagacgtgaagatgaaaagcgTTTACGGGGCGAACGAGACGACGAGTAAACATCACAACACCCTGTATAGTAAAGCATGTATCCAGTTATATGCTGCATGACCAAAGCCCATCTATTTCTGTACCCGCGAGTAGATTGGCGACTTCTTTTCGTGGATTTGCGGTTGTCCTTCTGGTGATCCGGGGATGTTTTTAGTGAGACCCTATAAAATTAAAGATAAGCACCATGCCATAGGCTCAGATCACATGTGCCGAAACACTGACAAGCTTTGTAAATACACATTGGTTGAGTGCCTTTTCAGGTTTTCGGCATGCTTGGAAGTACTATCCTCAAAATTAGATCTGCTACAATCGCATTGATCCCCCCCCTCACCTGGTTGTTCTTTTCCAAGCATTGCCAATGAGCATCGAACTCAGTCAAACACGTCTCCCTCAACTTGCTAATCCTAAAGAGTGAATGAACACTCTGTCAGCCTCCATCTACGTGCGCGCTCGTATGCCGCAACCCAGGAGACTTACAACTCCTGCGCGCACCGTGTCACCTTTCTGCCTTCCGCCAAACAGTGAGCCGGATCCCTGTTCTCCTGCTTACAAAGCATAAAGTCCTCTGTTGAAATCAGTCGCATGCACGAAAACTGCCTTATGCACGACTTACCATTCACCTCCTTGCAGTGTTGAccaatgaagaaggaagcgcTTTTCAAGGGGGCGGAGGTGACGCCCAGCTCGTCGACATGCGGCACATTGGAGGGCAAAGGGTTGGGATCGGAGTACTGCTTGTCGTGGAGGACGGCGGGGCGGTGTGTGGCCATGGTCGGTGCTGTAGCGGGGGTGGTACGGTGGATATGGAATGCAGAGATGGTGGTTGGTGGTTGATATTGAGCAGCGACGAAGCCATGTGGCATGGCGCGCCTGAGAGATATAGGCGCGGAAATAATAACGCCGAGGGAGTGTCTGGGAGGTGGCGGTTGACTGTACCGGCTGTAcctgcctccaccttgcGCCTCCACCAGACAAAGAGCAGCGAAGAAAGATTGAAATCGACCTGATAGTAATAGAGCACTATTTTGCCACTCATCTAAAAAAAACCTATTGGTCCTTCATGTCTAGACGTAGTAGAGCAGGTGGAGCAGTCCGTGGCCCTTCGTCTGCCCttacttccttccttgcaGTACGTTATCCTTATCTTAAAGTTCGAGGGCGCCGCTCATACCGACTATCGCAGGGCCTCGGTGTTGAACCATCGCATCGTATCAACACTTGGGGAGATCGTTCAGCCGTTGAAACGCCTACCTCTGATGGGCACCATCAACACGCTGACCCTGCCAATGTAGTCACAGATGAGAATGTAGAGGCCGGCCCTAGTAGTGTTGGACTGGGCACACCGTCATTTGACGAAGAGGGCGACTTACCTGTCGGGTTcaagagagggagagggacaAATGTGAGAGCAtagctcttctctcaaacTCTTATGCAGACATATATTGACAATGTTTTAGAGCGATGAAGATTACAAGACCAAACGTTCTCGAGCTACTTCTATCGATTCAGATGATCTCGATGCAGACGACACCCCTGTAGTCAATCACAACACTCGGACGCCAAAGTCAGCCCCCCAATCTTCGACAAATGTGCCTACTGGCCCCATGAGACCTGTAGGAGAGTTTATGGTCTGTGGAGAGTGTATCAAACGGTTTACAGTGGTACGTTTCCGATTATGAATCAGATTTTACAATGTCTTGACATGATGATGCAGACAGCATACACTAAAGAGCATCCTACCAATGCCCAGACATATCTATGTGTCCAGTGCTGCTACGCGTTAGGGATTGATCCCTTTGCAAAGCCTAAAAAGGCCGCTGTAAAGAAAGCAGTCAAAAAACAGGATAGGGCCAAGATTGTCCACTATGAACAACGACGAGGAGTTAATTCTCTAGGAGACATTTGCATTCAAGTAAATGTTTTTTCAGCTCTACCGTAGATCTCGATCTCTAACTCCAATGCCAGCTTGTAGGCAAATATATTGAGAACGTTGAGCAACTAGGCGACATTGGCAGTATCAACATGGATAAAGTCTGTAGAATTATATGCAAGGGCCGCCGATTGTGAGTACGAAATGGGTGATCCTAGGTCGGGTGTAGCTCATGTAGGATAAAGAACGCCTGAAACTGCGCCTTTGTTTTACTCTGTCGAACGCGATTCGTTAGATATGTATGATTGCACTCGTATGTGTACCAAACTTATCTTATCAACATCTAACATCTTTGTAATAGGTCTTACTCCGGAGGCTTTCTTCACTCTGGCAAATCTTTGCCCTAATCTGCAAACATTGCGTCTTGATCTTGTGGGGCAAATGTCTACAGAAGTAGTCAGTCACTGGGCCAAGACTCTAAAACGACTCAAGCGGATAGAACTTCATGCCCCCTTTCTtgtgaggaaggaagccTGGATTGAGTTCTTCCGAGCAGCTGGGGAACGATTGGAAGGGTTTCTAGTAACTCAGTCACCAAGGATTGACAGGGAGACCGTACACGAGTTGGTCAAGAATTGCCCAAATCTGACAGAGCTCAGGCTTTCAGAGATTGGCAAACTTGACAGCGAGATGCTTGAGGAACTTAAGCCTCTCAAGAAGCTCAGGTTCCTTGATATTTCCTCCCCTCCTGATTCCCTGACGGATGATGCCATCATCACCCTAATTGAAGCCGCAGGCCATTCTATAGAAGATCTTAATCTGGCCGACAACTTTGACTTGACCGACGCCATTCTCCCAGCTATTGTCAAATACTGCCCTCGACTCCAGTCATTATCCCTGCGCAACCTTACCGAGCTTACGGACGAAGGCGTCACAGCGTTTTTCGAATCGCTCCAAGCCAAGGATCACCAAGGCCTGCGTTGTATTGATATGGAAAAGGGCCATGAGCTCAGAGATTCTGCTTTGGGAGCTCTGATCGCACATTCAGGCGAGACTGTAGAGTGGTTGAGCCTCCTCGGTTGGAGGGAAGTGGCGCTCGAAGCATTGAATGCGTTGGTCGAATGCAAGAACCTCAAATATCTGGATGTTGGATGGTGTCGGGCGGTCAATAATTTCTGGGTCAAAGACGTGTTGGACGGATGTCATGCCATCGAACAAGTCAGAGTTTGGGGTACgtgatcttcttccctctttttgaCGGGTTACAGTATCTGATAAACAAGTCAGGCTGCAATGAATTATCTGATGGTGTGCCGCGAAAGAAAGGGGTGAAAGTGATCGGGATCGAAACGCATTCAATCTAGAGCCTGAAGTCTTGTAATATGATAGCATGTATAGATGTTGTTCCCATGTGTGTATTGTGAAATGCATAGTTGTTCGACAGAGGATGCCGGCATGCTGGAAAGTGCATGGAACAAGATGCATTCTGCAGTGCCACAGGAATCGGCGATAGAGTTTATGGTCGACTCGCCACTATAAGCGAGTATCGCCGAAAGGTTCCGCGGTGGAGGTCGCCCTTGGTGGGCATTTTCCAGCTTGTCATAGAATACGCCAGACTTTtcccctctttttttcttccgctCATTATATATTGTGTGTCTTCCTCTTACtttgcttttctttccaccgaaaaatcaaaacaccatgctctccctctctcgAACACTCCGATCCACTCAGGCGATCAACCCCCTCCGAAGCGTCGCTGTAGGTTCACCCCTTCATTGGCCACTCGAGTCTCCACTGACATTTGCCGCAGAGGACGACTTCCCCCCTCCTCGCTTCCAAGCGATTCAACAGTGGCAAGGTTTCTGGTCCTGTGATTGGGTGAGCGATCATAGGATATGAATCTATTTGGCGTAATGCTAACGGGCTAAATCAGTATCGATCTTGGTACTACCAACTCTTGTGTTTCGTGGGTGACGCTTGGGTATTTCTGAGACCACGTGTCCGTTTACTAATTTGTCTCAGTATCTTCGAGGGTGGCGCTCCCAAGGTGCTTGAAAATTCTGAGGGTGCCCGAACAACTCCTTCCGTCGTTGCTTTCACCAAGGGTGAGTCTTtaagagatggagaataAAAAGGAGTAGCGCGCGATGGTGTAGCCGCTTGTGAAGTGGTATCGTACTGACTTTCAAACCCTGCGTAGATGGCGAGCGTCTCGTTGGTCAGCCTGCAAGGCGACAGGCGGTCGTTAATGGCGAAAACACCATTTTTGCCACCAAGCGGTAAGTGAAATTGGTTGACTTGAGAGTGGATAGGTCGTTGATGCTGGTTGATCAGATTAATTGGACGAAAGTTCAAGGACGCCGAGGTTCAAAATGACATCAAGAACGTTCCCTACAAGATCGTCGCTCACACCAACGGTGATGCCTGGGTTGAGGCTCGTGGCGAGAAATACTCTCCCTCTCAGATCGGTGCTTTCATTGTCaacaagatgaaggacaCTGCTTCTGCGTACCTCGGCAAGCCCGTTAAGCATGCCGGTAAGTATACATTTGATGTCGCAGCATCAGTAGCTAACCCCGGTTTTTCAGTCATCACTGTC
Coding sequences within:
- a CDS encoding DNA repair protein RAD7, with translation MSRRSRAGGAVRGPSSALTSFLAGLGVEPSHRINTWGDRSAVETPTSDGHHQHADPANVVTDENVEAGPSSVGLGTPSFDEEGDLPVGFKRGRGTNSDEDYKTKRSRATSIDSDDLDADDTPVVNHNTRTPKSAPQSSTNVPTGPMRPVGEFMVCGECIKRFTVTAYTKEHPTNAQTYLCVQCCYALGIDPFAKPKKAAVKKAVKKQDRAKIVHYEQRRGVNSLGDICIQLVGKYIENVEQLGDIGSINMDKVCRIICKGRRLTPETAPLFYSVERDSLDMYDCTRLTPEAFFTLANLCPNLQTLRLDLVGQMSTEVVSHWAKTLKRLKRIELHAPFLVRKEAWIEFFRAAGERLEGFLVTQSPRIDRETVHELVKNCPNLTELRLSEIGKLDSEMLEELKPLKKLRFLDISSPPDSLTDDAIITLIEAAGHSIEDLNLADNFDLTDAILPAIVKYCPRLQSLSLRNLTELTDEGVTAFFESLQAKDHQGLRCIDMEKGHELRDSALGALIAHSGETVEWLSLLGWREVALEALNALVECKNLKYLDVGWCRAVNNFWVKDVLDGCHAIEQVRVWGT
- a CDS encoding ubiquitin-conjugation factor E4 B — its product is MADNPNLSDADKIRLKRLARLGTSTPVPSQTQSQQQPSPSSTPEPHHPPSASSRLLSNLPPTASSRPSSPATVSQKPSSASIKPDPQTVQPKPSVGPSLSLKRPSSASTPRDEPVGPRIVHTKPIQPLVKAEYKAWETEKVGQIFAVTLNKQKAQETDWSLCWLKDLEQELNEENYPSPLKADIELADRLLIARLSMDPTLMAQSDDPDVLTILAGLPQNETVFEYLAGCWKRLYQASRDANRYAFSEDEKSQWSISVDKIKGLVVSYCGMTIEDPTMFPQPAEKPLGPAEFLPLLLSVYQPSSGDLLMSTPSAPAPLPGPLQPNDLLPFLQDLAAGFDNDTLKDVITPTLSLFFQEWFKITPTPDIMGAEWRRYLGAMNLLVQVKPIAALLPTLPIWVAPNVTAPKLEWQSLLGPLTRLNVFPREFPEIWKTYFSNPTERKKEDIDANKSNLRFTLGSLHSSLFNVYNAIVRASPDAREGVLDFFTLALRLNEKRAGMRVDPRTVSSDGYMINLQAVLLKLFEPVMDARFSKIDKVDPAYYKSSKRIDISEETKIRGAKEEADAYFGSAMDVDTKPNFISDLFFLLNSYLHLGVVKTISTRIRAEKNLSEMEKELKRVEASTGDWANNPVLQAQGEATIKKLKSDMSVLHASIHAYDTQLLDRDMIRMVVSFLSFVMTWLIRLVDPNHQYPSSPLTLPLPKEAPMAFRMLPEFFIENIAEYFEFLAKYDPDALDDVDKDIFITFAITFLSPNYVNNPFLKAKLVTIISYGLYPMGYWRHGPLFDRLSILSIATVHLMPTLIRFFIDVEITGGHTQFWDKFNFRRDIGHIFKAMWTNPLHREAFVKSRHDDFDQFIRFVNMLMSDTTFHLEESLTGLAQIGQIESQKANTASWEALPQSEREDLEGQLRQAEGSVPWHTQMGLSNVKLIRDFTATTREPFVAPEIVDRLAASLDENLTALVGPKMSDLKVSNPDKYYFKPKDLLAAIAQIYLNLSVESEFIRAVANDGRSYSKDLFMKFARTLKHRAIMTEGEVAEVVSFTQKIEDMKATISMEDEREIPDEFLDPLLSTLMKDPVILPVSRVTIDRGTIRTVLLSKEVDPFNNVPLKYEDCIPDTELKAKIDAWLAEGSTKQADSVMDVDQL
- a CDS encoding NADH dehydrogenase (ubiquinone) 1 alpha subcomplex 8, with product MPHGFVAAQYQPPTTISAFHIHRTTPATAPTMATHRPAVLHDKQYSDPNPLPSNVPHVDELGVTSAPLKSASFFIGQHCKEVNEDFMLCKQENRDPAHCLAEGRKVTRCAQELISKLRETCLTEFDAHWQCLEKNNQYFQACRKPEKALNQCVFTKLGLTKNIPGSPEGQPQIHEKKSPIYSRVQK
- a CDS encoding nuclear cap-binding protein subunit 2, with the translated sequence MAQVVPSLDHPSSYRDSRSEIDRETERRLLAQSSTLYIGNLSFYTTETQMYQLFSTCAKPEIGGGIKRIIMGLDRNTKTPCGFAFVEYFLHEEAVDCMRYISGTKLDERVIRCDLDPGYKEGRQFGRGRSGGQVRDEFRQEYDSGRGGWGHQRLEEERRRQEQDRLRSQMQFDTYAAVGGLGLAGADVPRGEDFFADRQKRGRSEDEEEIERREDEKRLRGERDDE